The window AAATAATAACGTTGAAGAGAGCATCCCAATGAGAATAGGAATTGACCTTGGTGGTACGAAAATTGAAGTGATTGCACTAGATGATAAGGGAGAGGCGTTATTTCGTAAGCGCGTTCCAACGCCAAAAGGCGACTATATTGCAACACTCAATGCCATTGCCAGCTTAGTGAATGATGCAGAAACGGCAACAGGACAAAGCGGTAGCGTAGGAGTGGGTATCCCTGGGACATTGTCTCCAGTAACTGGAAAAGTAAAAAACGCTAATTCAACATGGTTAAATGGTCAATTTTTTGATGCTGATTTGAGCAAATTATTAGGGCGTGAAGTCAAGATTGCCAATGATGCGAACTGTTTGGCTGTCTCGGAAGCGGTAGATGGCGCAGGCGCAGGTAAAAAGGTCGTTTTTGCGGTGATCATCGGAACAGGATGTGGGGCAGGTATTGCACTTAATGGCAAAGTACACTCAGGGGGAAATGGTGTCGCCGGTGAATGGGGGCATAATCCTCTGCCATGGCAAGATGACAGCGACAGACAATTTTTGTCCAATGAAAATTGCTATTGCGGTCTAACTGGTTGTACTGAGCTATTTGTTTCCGGAACTGGTTTTATGTCTGATTACGCTAAGTTATCAGGGGAAACGAAAACAGGTATAGAAATTGTTAAACTTGCTCAAGAGGGGAATGAATTCGCCAAAATTGCGATGGATAATTATTTAAATCGGCTAGCCAAAGCACTGGGGCAGGCGATCAATATGCTCGATCCTGATGTGATAGTGCTAGGAGGTGGTATGAGTAATGTGGACAGCTTGTACGAAGAGCTACCTGCACGAATTCGCCAATGGGTATTTGGGCGTGAGTGTGATACGCCCATTCGTAAAGCGGTGCATGGGGATTCGAGTGGAGTCCGCGGTGCAGCCTGGCTTTTTTCGTCCTAATTTACGTTGTGGCGGTGTTGGCTTCACTCAGCTACTCAGGTCACATACTTATGTATGCTCCCTGAGATAGCTTCCTTTGCCGCCTAGCCACAACGCAAATTAGTTAGAAAAAAGCGCTTATGAACGTTAGAAAAAAACGTTTATGAGATAGATACGGATGAGAACATAGTAAAAATGGGATGGGTTATCGTTATTGTTATTTAGATCATTGGTGTATGCTCCCTGAGATAGCCTCCTTTGCCGCCTAGCCACAACGCAAATTAGTTAGAAAAAAGCGCTTATGAGCGTTAGAAAAAACCGTTTATGAGATAGATGTGGATGAGAACATAGTAAAAATGGGATGGGTTATCGTTATTGTTATTTAGATCATTGGTGTATGCTCCCTGAGATAGCTTCCTTTGCCGCCTAGCCACAACGCAAATTAGTTAGAAAAAAGCGCTTATGAGCGTTAGAAAAAACGCTTATGAGCGTTAGAAAAAAACGTTTATGAGCGTTAGAAAAAACGTTTATGAGATAGATGCGGATGAGAACATAGTAATAATGGATAAAAAAATATGCTGTGGCTTTAATGTTTAAATAATCATCTTTTATTACTTAAATTAAATTTAGATTAATTAAAAATAAAATAATAAGTATATTTATAAAGCACGAAATTTAAGTGAAATAAGCTTCTTTCATACTCAGTGATATAAATCACAACTCTTTTTTTTCTTCAAAAATTATTCACGAAGCATGAGAAAAATAACTTCAGTTATTTTGCGTGAATTTGTCATGAATAATTCATTTTTGTGACAGATATAAAAATCAGGCTCGATAAAAAGATGAAAACCGTGATTTAGTCACAAAAAATGGTTACTGTTTGCAGTGTATTATCATTAAAAATTGACAGCATGCACATTGTGTAAAATTTTAACGCCATTTTTGTTGGTTATTTGTTCAATGGTGCAAGGTGTGTAGGTGAATTAGAGAGACAACTTTCTCTCAATAAAGGCAACTAAGGGGATCAAATGAATAAAGTATTGAAACTCTCAACACTTGCTATGTTAGTCGCATTGAATGCGAACGCAGCAACAGTTGATTTACGTGTTATGGAAACATCTGACGTTCACAGTAATCTTATAGACTTCGACTATTATAAAGATAAACCAACCGAACAATTTGGTTATGTCCGTACTGCAACGTTAATTAAAGCGGCGAAACAAGAAGCCACAAACGCCGTATTAGTGGATAACGGAGACTTAATCCAAGGTAGCCCATTGGCTGACTATATCGTTAGTGAAGGCTTAAAAGATGGCGAATCTCACCCAGCGCACAAGTTATTGAATACAATGGGTTATACTGTAGGTAACTTTGGTAACCATGAGTTTAACTTTGGATTAGATTTCCTGCATAAGGCCATTGAAGGCGCTAAATTCCCCTACATCAATGCCAATATTATTGATGCAAAAACAGGTAAAAACTACTTCAACCCATATATTATTGTTGATACTCCAGTTAAAGATAGAGATGGAAAAACACACACAATTAAAGTGGGTTATATCGGTTTCGTTCCACCACAAATTCTTATTTGGGATAAACCAAATTTAGAAGGCAAGGTATTAGTCAACGACATTACTGAAACTGCGAAAAAATTTGTACCACAAATGAAAAAAGAGGGGGCCGATCTCGTGGTGGCTATCCCTCACTCTGGGTTCTCTCAAGAACCATACAAGGCAATGGCTGAAAACTCAGTGTATTACCTCAGTGAAGTCCCCGGGATTGATGCCATCATGTTTGGTCACTCACACGGCGTGTTCCCAAGCAAAGACTTTAGTGATATCAAGGGCGTCGATATTGCTAAAGGAACCGTAAATGGCGTGCCTGCGGTAATGCCTGGCCAATGGGGTGACCATTTAGGGGTTGTCGATTTAGTAGTGAGTAACGACGATGGTGCATGGAAAGTCGTTGATGCAACGGCACATGCACGTCCGGTCTATGACAAACCAAACAAACAAGCCCTTGTTGAACGCGATGGCGATCTTGCCAAAATTATCGAAAAAGAGCACCAAGATACCCGTAAGTTTGTGGGTAAACATATCGGTAAAGCGTCAGAAAACATGTACAGCTTTTTAGCGTTAGTGCAAAGCGACCCAACGGTACAAATCGTTAATGATGCGCAAATCGATTACACCAAAAACTTTATTCAAGGCGATCCTGATCTGGCTGATTTACCTGTATTAGCTGCGGCAGCACCGTTTAAAGCGGGGGGACGTAAGAATTCGCCAACCGAATTTATCGAAGTTGAAAAAGGGGATTTAACCTTCCGTAATGCAGCGGATCTGTATCTGTATCCAAATACGTTGGTTGTAGTAAAAGCAACCGGTGCGGATGTTGTTGAATGGTTAGAATGTTCTGCGGGGATGTATAACCAAATCGATCCACAATCAACTGCACCACAAAGCTTATTGAACTGGAATGGTTTTAGAACCTATAACTTCGATACAATTAGTGGCGTGGAATATCAAATCGACCTGACACAGCCTGCGAAATATGATGTTGATTGCCAAACTGTGAATAAAGAGGCTAATCGAATCAAGAATGTGACTTACCAAGGTAAGCCAATTGATCCAAAAGCCACTTTCTTAGTTGCAACAAACAACTACCGTGGCTATGGCGGTAAATTCGCAGGAACAGGTGATAGCAATATTGCATTTGCCTCACCAGATGAAAACCGTGCAATTTTAGCCGCTTACATTGCAAAAGTGTCTAAAGAAAAAGGTGAAATTTCAACGAAAGCGGCAAACAACTGGTCATTTACACCGATTAAAACGGACAAAAAACTGGATGTTCGCTTTGAAACTGCACCAAGTGAAAAAGCCGCTAACTTTATTAAACAAAATGCACAGTATCCAATGAAAAAAGTGGGTACTGATGATATTGGCTTTGCAATTTACCAAATTGATTTGACTGCTAAGTAATCACCTCAGTTTTTATTGATATCAAAGTGAGCCTGCCCAATTGGGTGGGCTTTTTTATGACAAAATAAAATGAAAGATAATGTTCAGGGTGGGAAGATTTTAGGATGTTAAATAACGCTCGGCGTATTTAACTGGCTACGGACTAAATACGTCGAGCGATTATTTACTTTTGATGACGAATAAGCTATTCATAAAACACATTCAACATAGGTAATTTACTGTACTTGTCATATTCAACTTTAACATATTCAGTTTCTAGCTTTTTGCCATTTTTTAAAGATGCCGTCGTTGAAATGTTTTTTCCTTTCCGGTAGCACTTAACATTGACTTTCTCTTGATTATTGGCATTTATAACACATTGAGGTTCATACACTGAACCTGTAAATGTAATAGTTCCTCCTGAAGAGTTATTACTGGCATAGGTGAAAGAACAACTTGAAATGATTATAGCAACTACAGATGTTAGTAAAGATAAACGTTTCATAGTCCACCCCCTAAATAACACTGAACACTGAATTGAGTGTTTTTGTGCCTTCACTTTTAGTGTAGTTCAATTATCGGTAATGCGAAACAAATTTTGTAAATATACTTAGAGTTTAGTATTGAAGAGGTTTAATGTATTGATAAATATCAAGTTATATTTGATGGTTATATCATTCGATTGATTATTAATCATTAAACTGTTTTTAATTAATAACAGGAGGGATGAATGTGAAATTATCTTTTTATTTAAGTAAAATTTTATTGTTGAATTTGTTTTTGAACTTTTTATTACGTTAAATAAATTTGAAATAAAAAACTTTTATGGTTTTTATTATTTTTAATATAAGACATCCCTGATGATGACTTATGTTTTGAGAAGGTAAAAGATAGGGGGGAAATAAAATTCCCTTATAAAACTTTTATAAGGGAATTTCTGTTAAAACCTTATTATTTCATTTTATTTGAAAACTTTGAAACGTACATCATCATCAATAAAGGCTTTATCACCTGCTGGTGCATTAATTGAACCAAACACCATTTGAGCACGTAATACCCAATTCGCAGGAATGTTCCACGTTTTTTGTACGTCATTATCCACTAATGGATTGTAGTGTTGTAATGACGCACCAATATTTTCTTGAGATAATGCAGTCCATACAGCAAATTGTGCAATACCACTCGCTTGCTCGGACCAAATTGGGAAGTTATCGGCATATAAAGGGAATTGCTCTTGCAAACCTTTTACAACGTCTTGGTCTTCAAAAAACAGAATAGAACCTGCGCCAGCGGCAAAACTATCAATTTTTTGTTCTGTTGCGGCAAAAGCTTGCTCAGGTACAATTTTGCGCAGAGCTTCTTTGGCCATATTCCATAATTTTTTATGTTCAGCACCAAACAAAATAACCACACGTGAACTTTGTGAGTTAAATGATGATGGTGAGTGTTTTACTGCTTCTTTAATTAATTTCGTAACCTGTTCTTCTGATACGGGTAATGCATCGCCGAGGTTATAAATAGTACGACGATTTTTAATCATTTCGATAAATGCGTTAGACATTTTAGTCTCCTAGATCTTCATTAGCGCACGGCATTTTATAGAATAAATCTCAGAAGCCGCAGTTTGTTCCAATGGTTAATACTATAGCGGGGTAAAGTTAAAATCATAGAAAAAAAATTTAACGGTAAGGTTCAAAATTTTGCACTAAGTTTGTTGGTGTAAAAAGTTGAATTTATTCAAATGGTTGAATTTATTTTTTAGTCGATAAGTATATTTGATGCGTAAAAATGACACCCTAGATATTCAATGTGAATAAAAAAATTGAGGGTGATAAAGAGGAAGCATTGATCCGCTAAAGAGTCTAGCGGGGGGCGTAATCCCGCTAGACAAGAATGATAACTCGTTTTATTTAATCAAGTTCACTGACGTCTTTGGTAATTTCAATCTTGGTACCACCAAAGTTATCAATGATATATTTTCTAACAGCTTCAGTGTGGTACAACTGCGTTAATTTAGCAAATTTGGGATCGTCTTTATTGTCGGCTTTCACAACTAATAAATTAATGTTGTTTTTAATCGAGTCGTCGTTTTGCTCCCTAAATAAAGCGTCCTTCAATACATTAAGCCCACCTTCTTGTGCGGCTGTATTACCAATAACGGCAATATCAACATCAGGTAAAGCTCTGGGACCATGTGCATATTTTATTTGCCTAAACACTAAATCTTTTGGGTTAGCAATAATATCGTTGATTGAGCCTGTAGCCTGATTAAAGTCAGGTTTTAAGGTAATGAGTTGGGCTTTTTCAAGTAGTTTTAGCGCTCGTATATGGTTGGCGGCATCATTGGGAATGGCCACAAGGGCTTGTTTAGGTAAATCTGTAAGATTTTTATATTTTACCGAATAGATCCCCATAGGTTCAAAGTAGGTGGTGGAAATTGCTGCAAGTTTATTATTATGACTCTTATTAAAGTCTTTTAAAAATCCCCATGATTGAAATGCATTTACATCAACGTCTCCATCAATGGTCGCAACATTCAGGGTTATTCCATCATCAATGATTTTGACATCTATGTCTAAGTTAGCCTCTTTGGCACTCGGAGACTGTGCAATAAATTTCCAAATATCAGCATCGCTACCATGGCTACCAATAATAATTTTTTGCAATGTTTGCCCTTGCTGAGTTGTTTTATCGGTTGAATTTTCCTCTTGTGAACAAGCGGTTAGGGTAGAAAATGACAAAGCTAATAATAATGCAGATATTTTTTTCATTTGATTATCTCTAATAATTTTTTGTTGAGATATCTAATCAAACAAAAATAGCTTTTTATAAATAATATTTTATTCATTCTCTAATTTTTTAGTTATATGCTGAAAATACACGTAGGCTCATTCAAAATGGTTATATGGATATAGTTTTAAATTATTTTTAGCAATATTTATTGTGGTATCTAATCAGGAATTAAATATAACGTGAAAATTCTTCACCATTTAAGTAAAAATTTAAGAGGTTGATTAATTATGTCTTTAACGCAATTGCCTATTATTGATTTAAGCGAACTTGATAACCCTGAAACCAAAGACGATTTTTATAAAAAGCTGCGTTTTATTGCCCGTGAAATCGGGTTCTTTTATTTAGTCGGACATAATGTAACTCCTGAGTCTCGTGAACAATTATTAGCCACGACAAAGCGATTTTTTGCTTTACCAAAGGCAGAAAAAGAAGCCATTTCGATGGCGCATTCCCGGCATTTTCGTGGCTATACGGCTTCTACCGAAGAAAGCACTCGAAATCAGCCTGATTACCGTGAACAAATAGATATTGGTGAAGAATTACCTGCCCTCGAACTGACAGATAGCGACCCAATTTGGTTTAATTTACATGGACCAAATCAATGGCCACAGGCGTTACCTGAGTTAAAAGAACAAGCCCTTGCATGGCAAAGTAATATGCGTGCGATAGCGGTGAAACTCATCAAAGCATTTTTAGTGGCTTTAGAGCTCCCAGAAAACAGTTTTGATCACATTATTGCTGAGCCTGCTCAACATCTATTGAAACTCATTCACTACCCGGCTAGAGAAGATAATAATGATGGAGAACAAGGGGTAGGGGCACATAAAGACGCAGGGATTTTAACCTTATTATGGCAGGATAATAGTGGTGGCTTACAAGTCGAAACGGATAATGGCTGGATTGATGTTGCGCCATTGGAGAATGCATTTGTGGTAAATATTGGCGAAGTTTTCGAATTAGCGACCAATGGCTATTTACGTGCAAACGTACATCAAGTCGTGAGAAAGAAAAATAGTGATCCCCGTTATTCCATTGCTTATTTTATTACTCCGAGTATTTTTGCTGATGAAGTCCCCTTATTAACCTTGCCAAGTTATTTAGCACAGCAAGCTTTAGGACCTGATAGTGATCCACTCAATCCTTTATTTACTAATTTAGGAAAAAATG of the Providencia rettgeri genome contains:
- the mak gene encoding fructokinase; amino-acid sequence: MRIGIDLGGTKIEVIALDDKGEALFRKRVPTPKGDYIATLNAIASLVNDAETATGQSGSVGVGIPGTLSPVTGKVKNANSTWLNGQFFDADLSKLLGREVKIANDANCLAVSEAVDGAGAGKKVVFAVIIGTGCGAGIALNGKVHSGGNGVAGEWGHNPLPWQDDSDRQFLSNENCYCGLTGCTELFVSGTGFMSDYAKLSGETKTGIEIVKLAQEGNEFAKIAMDNYLNRLAKALGQAINMLDPDVIVLGGGMSNVDSLYEELPARIRQWVFGRECDTPIRKAVHGDSSGVRGAAWLFSS
- a CDS encoding bifunctional 2',3'-cyclic-nucleotide 2'-phosphodiesterase/3'-nucleotidase; amino-acid sequence: MNKVLKLSTLAMLVALNANAATVDLRVMETSDVHSNLIDFDYYKDKPTEQFGYVRTATLIKAAKQEATNAVLVDNGDLIQGSPLADYIVSEGLKDGESHPAHKLLNTMGYTVGNFGNHEFNFGLDFLHKAIEGAKFPYINANIIDAKTGKNYFNPYIIVDTPVKDRDGKTHTIKVGYIGFVPPQILIWDKPNLEGKVLVNDITETAKKFVPQMKKEGADLVVAIPHSGFSQEPYKAMAENSVYYLSEVPGIDAIMFGHSHGVFPSKDFSDIKGVDIAKGTVNGVPAVMPGQWGDHLGVVDLVVSNDDGAWKVVDATAHARPVYDKPNKQALVERDGDLAKIIEKEHQDTRKFVGKHIGKASENMYSFLALVQSDPTVQIVNDAQIDYTKNFIQGDPDLADLPVLAAAAPFKAGGRKNSPTEFIEVEKGDLTFRNAADLYLYPNTLVVVKATGADVVEWLECSAGMYNQIDPQSTAPQSLLNWNGFRTYNFDTISGVEYQIDLTQPAKYDVDCQTVNKEANRIKNVTYQGKPIDPKATFLVATNNYRGYGGKFAGTGDSNIAFASPDENRAILAAYIAKVSKEKGEISTKAANNWSFTPIKTDKKLDVRFETAPSEKAANFIKQNAQYPMKKVGTDDIGFAIYQIDLTAK
- a CDS encoding nitroreductase family protein, which gives rise to MSNAFIEMIKNRRTIYNLGDALPVSEEQVTKLIKEAVKHSPSSFNSQSSRVVILFGAEHKKLWNMAKEALRKIVPEQAFAATEQKIDSFAAGAGSILFFEDQDVVKGLQEQFPLYADNFPIWSEQASGIAQFAVWTALSQENIGASLQHYNPLVDNDVQKTWNIPANWVLRAQMVFGSINAPAGDKAFIDDDVRFKVFK
- a CDS encoding MetQ/NlpA family ABC transporter substrate-binding protein, with amino-acid sequence MKKISALLLALSFSTLTACSQEENSTDKTTQQGQTLQKIIIGSHGSDADIWKFIAQSPSAKEANLDIDVKIIDDGITLNVATIDGDVDVNAFQSWGFLKDFNKSHNNKLAAISTTYFEPMGIYSVKYKNLTDLPKQALVAIPNDAANHIRALKLLEKAQLITLKPDFNQATGSINDIIANPKDLVFRQIKYAHGPRALPDVDIAVIGNTAAQEGGLNVLKDALFREQNDDSIKNNINLLVVKADNKDDPKFAKLTQLYHTEAVRKYIIDNFGGTKIEITKDVSELD
- a CDS encoding isopenicillin N synthase family dioxygenase, whose protein sequence is MSLTQLPIIDLSELDNPETKDDFYKKLRFIAREIGFFYLVGHNVTPESREQLLATTKRFFALPKAEKEAISMAHSRHFRGYTASTEESTRNQPDYREQIDIGEELPALELTDSDPIWFNLHGPNQWPQALPELKEQALAWQSNMRAIAVKLIKAFLVALELPENSFDHIIAEPAQHLLKLIHYPAREDNNDGEQGVGAHKDAGILTLLWQDNSGGLQVETDNGWIDVAPLENAFVVNIGEVFELATNGYLRANVHQVVRKKNSDPRYSIAYFITPSIFADEVPLLTLPSYLAQQALGPDSDPLNPLFTNLGKNVIKGRLRSHLAVTRRFYPKEYAQIINNSNIL